The Rosa rugosa chromosome 1, drRosRugo1.1, whole genome shotgun sequence genomic sequence CTTGTCTGCTGCCAGTAATTGTGGGGGAATAGATACATTATTGGGACCCAGTAATGTGTTGACACATGTTCAGTTATACCTTAAACTAATCCTATGAAGTGAATAACTGATGTTTGTTTGTTAATTTTAAAACATTGACTTGTTTACATGGGAATATGAGCTTTTATGGTAGTCTAGTAAGGGGCAATAATATTATTACTGGCCTCCAGTAAACACATTATTGGGGACCAATAACTTGAAGGTCTTGGTTCTCTTTTTTACAGGTGCCCCAGGCAAGCCAAGCGGAAGAGGAACAAAATGAAAGGTTGACGGGGAATATCAAGGAACTAATCAGGGAGATGGAGGCAGCCATTGGTGAGACAAAGCCCACAAAAGAAATGGAGGCAAAGCTAGGAAGGCTTGCTAAAGCAAACGAGGAACTGAATGCGCAGAACAAAGATCTATGGGGCAAGCTGAAGGTTGCCGATGAGAGGATTAAAGAGCTGGAAATTGAAAAGAGGGCAAAAAATAACCTCATCAGGGCGTTGCACATCCGGCTTGAAAAGGAGAAAGGAGAGGTCCCCCCACCACAAAGACAACTTGAGATAGTTCCTTTCATGCCGAAAGTGGTCCCTCAAGATGAAGTTGAGGATCAAAATCCAAACTTTGGACCAAGCGCCGGAGAGGAAACCCATTATGCAGCCAGTGTGGGAAAGTCGACGGACACGGTGACGTCAGAGCTTCCTATTGCACAGGAAGTACCTGAACAACAATATGAAAGCCGTTTTCAACTGGGGCAACAAGAACATGGtaatgaagaggaagatgaacagCTAGATAACATCATAAGGAATATTGCTGAGAAAGAAGTGATGGCAGTAGTTGGAAAGGTAAAACAGAAGGAAGGGACCCATGCCAAACAGGAACAACAGAAGAAAACTCCGGAGATGCATTCTATAGTGAAGAACGTGAAGACATACCGGAGGGCTGCCAAGAAGGCTAGAGAGGAGGAGTGGGAGTATGACACTCCGGAAGAGGCAAAAATGAGGAAGAGAGCTGCACCTAAGAAAGCTGGAATCATGCCGCAAgcccagagaaaaatggaacaCAATATTAAGATCAAGGGAGTCAAATGCGATAAGCGAACATGGAGGACACTGGACCCAGCAGTGGCAAGGCACTATCGAGACTTCTTCAACGTTGCTGTGAAAGACACGTAAGTACACAGCCTGGTTTAAAATTGGTATAACAATTCAAATTCCGTTTTTCATACTGATAAAAACTGCATTGGGATCAAATGTTTCAATATGAATAGGACCGAGTATTGGATGAGCACTGATCTTCTACGCCGGATCACCAAGCACGACCTAAGAGTAATCATCCAAGATGGGGACATCGAAACTGACGTAAGTCTTTCAATGAAAGGCTCCATTTAATGATTTATTGGGTCACAGTATAAtgattactgccccccaataaaatgcgtatttcatgcaattttattttctcttgttCACTTATAATGTTCTGATGAAAAATCCAATGACCCAATTGCAGGTGATCAGCGTTTATATTGACTTGTTGAAGTCTGATGCAGAAAAGCAAAATGCGCAAGTGGGATTCCTCACAGTAGACGCAGGGGTATGTAGCCTAAACCAAATACATTGAGTTATGTGTTTATTGGAAAGCAACATTGTGTAAAAAGGCTGAATTATGTCGTACTCTTTGTgttatggggggggggggggcagtaatcattctattggggggcagtagagcGATTATTGCCCCATTTTTGATACTGAATATATATCATGGTGTGTTTTGAAGATGTTCTGTTTATTTGGTTCATATTGAATGTAAATCAAGTGGTCTATGTCGGGAAAATTGGGTGCCAGTAGGCATATTACTGGCCCCCAGTAATGtttctactgccccccactaaacctgCAAAACtagcaccagtttcaaggatatTACCCAATTATTGTTAATTTTAACTTGAATTAACTTGGTTACGTTCTGTATACAGTACTATGCTATAAAGTATGAATAGACCAAAGAACAAGATGAGGACACTACACCTTTTGAGTGTGGTGTCGAGACAATGATTTATGAACCCCTGTGGTCAGTCTTCCGTTGCAAAGAGGTGCTAGTACCAATTCACCACACCACAAACATGCACTACACCTTGCTGATAATTGACAATGAAAAAAGGAGGTTCAGTCATATGAATTCATTGAGGCCACCAATCGATGAATTCACCAATGAGGAGAAGTACCACCGGAATGCAGCAAGAGTGGTATGTAGTAATTCCACGAATGCAGTTTTATGTTTTCCATACTGTTAGCATGCTTTTGTTGAACTAAAATTCTATAACTGCAAAAAACAGGTAAAGCACATAAAGAAATTCATACATGCTGTGAACTTGACTAAGATGAGAATACCGGGCGAAAGCCAAGATCCAGATGTCACTCGTGAAAAATGCAAAGGCGAAGATGATAAGGGAAACCTGATTATTGTTGAAGAAGCAATGACCGAGGAGGAAAAACAAACCAGGAACTGGATCTTAACCAATAATGTTGTGGAGACAGACTACGAACTCTATGAAGACTTTGACTGCCCGCAACAGAACCCATCATCGTAAGTACATTAAAGCAAACTATTTGTCCTAATAGTTGTGTAACATTTGTCGTTGCTGCCTACATTCCTAAACACCCATTATTTTTACTTCTTTACAGTGGTGATTGCGGCCCCTTTATGCTCCATTACATGGAGAGCATTGTAAATGGCGTAGAACCAACCAAGGAAGGCGGGGACAACATAAGGACAAGATTGCTTGAGAGGTTCATGCACCTACTATTGGGCAGAAAGTGAGGCATGAGATTAGATATAACATATTTAGAAAATGTAGTTTTCGTATCCAAAGAGTAGGGATTGTAAAGTTCTTGTACTAGCCTTATCTTCAAACTATGGTGAAATGAACTGCATTTTTGGATGATATAATATACTGTTGCTGACTTCAATTAGAAGCAGGCACTTTACACAAATGCTCCAAAGTAGACATGTTACTACCTCCCAATAATTTTTGTTGTTTAGGTCAGAATACTATTGAGCCCCACTAACATTTAAGAAGATGGCCAGAAGTATCTCAGTTGGTATTTAAATTTGTTGGCAACATTTGAAAAGGGTTTCAAATCACTAGGTGTCCTTGAAAAGATGACATTACTGGGGGCCAGGAATTTGATTACTGCCCCCCCAGAAACCAACTGTAAGCACTAAAAACAGCTCAAACCTGTTCGGATATTGGCTTCAACTATCTAAAAGCAACTGTAATAAACCCAAAAGTATAATTCTGTATTCATGGAAAGAATAATGATTGTTTGAGCCTGAATATACAAAGAGTCGGTGAATTGATGATGacattactggggggcactaatatgtttattgccccccagaaAACAACCTGTAAGCATATAACCTGTTGGAAAATTTAACTTCAGCTATGTAAATGGAattttaatcatcccaacaGTAAGAATCTGACATCTGAATGGTAAAATGATTATTTGAGCCTGAATATAAACAATTACTGGCCCCCAATAAACCAATTACTTCCCCCCAATAGACAAATTCAAAACCTAAAAACTCTTTACAGAGCCATATACTACTGATGAACGAGAGGTTCAGTGCAACTCAACTTGTTATGAGTGCCCATTTTGCCACAACGACCACAACGAATCAGCTTCTTTTCAATTAACCTCTCCAACCgacttgaaccgcttcaccctaggcctcccggGGGGCCTCTTATCAACATTGGTTATCGGACGGATGGGAAAACTACAGCTCTTCTTGAACATATCAACATGAAAGTACTTATCAATATAATCATATACATTCTCAGAAGCAGCTTGTAATGCAGCAAGGCTGTGAGGACAAGGAAAACAATTGATCTGCCATTTCACACATGACCATGAATGATCGGAAATGTTGACTACATATGAAAAGTCAGATCTAACCTCATAAACTCCAGGACTAGAATAATGGACACTGAAACAACGAGATTTCTCCATCTGCACCTTCAACCTTTCCTCCATTTTGGGAGTTAGTTCTGTGGTCCAACGTTCTGCCTCTTCCATCCTCTTACCCGCCATCTCcatttgttttattcttgtcTGGTCCAGCATACAATAGACTGGCATCAAACGCTCAATTGCAATCCAAGAGTTAAATGATTCAGCAATCCCATTAGCCATAACTCCATATCGACAGCTAGTATAAAATGCACGGCACCAATTTTCCACAGGCAATTCAGCAAGAAAAGGGTCAATAATATCGGCACCACCAACTGCTCTAAGCAACCGCAAATTGAAACGGTATTCCTTCTCAGTAGAGGAATATGCAACCTTAAAAAACTTCTGCTTAACATCTTCTATCAATTTTGAAGTACCTTTACCCCTATATTTACCGGCAAGGTTCGCCACCAAGTGCTTGTAACAAAACAGATGAGGATTACCAGCAAATACCTTATCGAAGGCACTCAACAATCCAACACCCCGATCACTAATAAATGTGATAACTCTTCCTTGAGGTTGAAGCAGACTCTTCAAATGCTTGAAAAAGAATGTCCAGTTTGCATCGGTCTCAGAATCACAAAAACATATGGCTAGAGGGTAGAAACCTGCATGTACCAGATCACAGGAAAatcagtctactgggggccaataatgttgTTATTGCACTGCAGGAAACTATCATAGCGTCGCACAGCAATGTAAAAATGATATCTATCCCAATGAAAGAAACTAAAACAAGAAATATTAAGCACACAGATGAAACTATTACAAAAGCCAAtattactgggggccaataataactttattggggggggggggcaataaacaatACAGCTACCTTGATTTCCATTCCTCCCAGTTGCAGAAAGAATCTGACCCTTGTAAATGCTTTTACCAAACGTTCCATCGACATACAACACAGGCAAATAGAATTGGAAGCCTTCTACACAACCTCCGTAAGCTACGAAAAGCCTCTGAAAACGATTTGAAGATGGTTcaacttccaacacaaaagaagAACCGGGGTTACTCTGCAAAACAGCTTCCTTATACCAAGATAACTTGCTGAACGTGTCCGCATCGGAACCATAAATCGCTTCCTTAGCCCGATGCTTTGCTTTCAAGGCAACCTTGTAGGAAATATCAAACCCATATGTTGATTTGAACTTGCTCATAATCTCCCTTGGCTTCAATGAAAGATTATAGCTAACATCAGCAGCAATGCAAGtcttgacaaccttggatcccaaAAGCTTGTGCTTTTGAGTCCTAACTACACCCTTGCAAGTGTGAATATTATTCAACTCTGTTATATAAAGGCAACCATTGGCAGATGATGAAAAAGCACGAAGATGCCAATCACAACCTTCGGTTCCAACATTTGCACAGACTGCATGAATACGGTCCAAATCATTTCTCAGGAATACAAACTCGAAACCAACTGCAATTGCATACTTCCTGAGCTTCTCACGAAGCTCAGCAGCACCATGAAACTTATCCCCGACATGATGAATATAAGAACTCCACTCATCAGACAAATAAGTCTTGTGAACTTCAGTCCTGAATGCATCACCCAAATAATCATCTTCATCAATAACTTCCGAACCACTATCCACCGAACAAGATCTCCTACAACCTCCCCCAATCTTTAAAACTGAAATATCGACACACTCTAACCTATGTATTCTAGCAGAGCAAAACAGCATCTGGAAATCACGATCGTTACGAAGAAAACAAACTTCACAACCTGGAACTGCATACTGAAGCTCAATAATATCACTTGGCAAAAACTGGAATTTACGGAAAATGTCTTCATACAACTCAGAGTAGCTCATGCATTGATTCAAAGGAATCATATAACCTTTGCCAGAGTAAAGGCACCTAGCAACCAGGGGATCAGCCATAGACCTGCGAAGAAAACACAGGCGAACGAATCTATTATTAAACCTAAAAcacatattactgccccccaataaactgaGTAGTGCCCCCCATTGATTTaatcaaaactacaaaaacGAAATAGAACCAGTATCAAATTACTTTTAAAATAATGAGAAGGATAACTAGACAACAATTACAGCGACTTAATAACACATAAaaacattactgccccccaatacacaGACTACTGGTTCCCAATAATATAGTCAAAACAGCCAAAACAATCTTGAAAATGTAATAAATTGCAATGCATCCAAATAAAAAGATCAGTAAGCAACAATTATAGATACTAAAATATCATTGAACACACATTATTAGCCCCCACTAGAAATATTACTGCCTCCCATAAATTTAATCAGAAATACCACAACACTTCGGAAACAGCTCAAACCCAAATCCAAGCATGAATTCACCAATAGAAACACGAAATTAATACagaaattcaaaactaacaCAATGCACTCAAAAACAACTGGAAGTACAAATCAAAACTGCAAAaacaattcaaaaccaaaacaaacataacacgAAGCTCTGATTCAGAAAAATCAGTTCGAAAATAACACAACAATTCGTACACAAAAATTCATAAAATCAAACAGATTTAATCGAGCTAAAAGCCAAACAGAAGCAGATTCCGCTAAAGAAACAAAAGCAAACCGCAGTGGAGGAACACAGAGAGCATCTCGATCTCGATCCATGTGAAAATCGCAGCAGatgttctctctctctgaatCGCAAATCTTCTACCACCAGCGCCCAATACAAAACGCAGATCTTCACACACCGAAATCGCCGGAGAACTTCACAAACCGGAACCAGGGAGCTTCTCTCTCCTGTCTCTAGAAATCGcacagctcctctctctctctaaaatgatAGAGCTCCACCCTAAAAAACCAGGGAGCTTCTCTCTCCACAAATCCAGCCGAtactctctctctaaaatcggAGAGCTTCGCTCCATAAATCTCGATTCTGTTACATTTTGAAAGCGTTTCAGTTATAGAGGGGCAAAAGCGTCCTGAAAATTGAATAAAACAGGGACGTGTCGAAAAGGTTGGGTAATTGGggtttaaaaatgaaaaatgttgattaagtgggcaatctcttagagtgtttgggtaaatggggttaaatgaccccaaaattgggtaaatgatcatttccccttaaaATTAATCATTATGTTGATTTGTTGTCCTTGAGTTGGAAATgtgttttgtggttatttaAGTTTACTCACATCGAAACTGAAGTTTTGATGTTGTCGTAGCTTGGACGTAGAAGGGTactttggttttagtcttccgctgtgtagtgagttttgtgtgtgtttattcatcaaattgttattcagtttaatttgtaaactctttagtaatataatatgtgactctaaagaacgagtcagtattgacattgtgagctcagttcgTTTTGTTGcatagtttaaatgaaaatttttctgAATGTTCTTTTTGAGCTTGTTAGGTTATCGCGTTTCGTattcgaatttctttattcgaaatttgGGGCGTGACAGTCAAGTCATAGTTAATGTAGAAATAGAGACTAGACCAGATCCAATTACATTCTTTGTATATAAAATGACCAACAATCCTTCAGGTTTGACAATTAGTTGCATCTACTACTCCAAAGATGCATATGCAGTTAACAAAACAAGTTGTGTTGGGCATCAGGTGGTGTTAATTATCGGTCTTTTTGGCAACATCGATTGCGAAGGTATACTTTAGCTTCAGATCGAGTTCTTCTTGTGATGCAGAATTTTAACATTAACATTTCTAATAGGCAACCTCAGAGAACTCATAAACATCATCTGCTTCGTGATTTATAATTTCTGCatttttaaatttgtttctTGCTGTTGCGATTTGGTCTTATTGCTATGTTTTCTCTAGGGCTACCACTTGGTTTGATAATTACCAAAtcgaccgaataccaaccgatgttttaggtttggtaaactgactttttggtaaccgagaccaataaaaccgaaataaaaaattacagaaaaagttggtttgattttggtaaataccgaatctaccaattatctaaatattagatttatatagtatggttttcaatacacatacatgtatattaagaaataaacataaaaactttcataacaatatgaacattactacatatactacattaatatataggacatgtattttaagtaatctagtcaaagatggttaaataatcAAATGTTATTGAAAATGGCTAAAACTTGAAGTCATATATATAAGGGGCCGTggccacttacccaatttcagcttcaaaattgcccacttactccactaagagtttttttaacctcatttacccaattcagTGTTAAATGACAATTTCAACCTTcaactaattaaaaaattacaggttcactctctctcctctatctctctctgcAGCTGCagactctctccctctctctctctctctctctctctctctcatctatTTCCGGCGAGGAACATCCCCATCGATTTTGGCGGCGCAGGTTCGGATCCTGATGGCAACGGAGACGGCGGCAACACGGAGAGGCTGAGTGACGCCGACGACGCTGCTTTTCCCTTGCGGCTTTCCTTTCCCGGACAGAGGCGACGCTTCGAAGCTCCACGCTCCAAGTTCGGGTCTGGGCTTTGCTCGGACGCTTCAACATCGCTCAGACGGCGTCGTTCTCCAAGtttgggtctgggcttcgctcaGACGTTGACACTTCAATGTCACTTAGACGGCGTCGTTCTCCAAGACTGGGCTTCTCTCGGACGGTTGACGCTTCAACGTCGCTCAGACGCATCGTTctgttggatttttttttttgggtaaatttgGCATAAGGCTTATACATTTCTAAGGAaagaggaaagaagaaagaaaaaagaaaaggttttATCGAGGAGTTATGCATGTCTATTGCgggtcaataatatgattattggggggcaataaaattattattggcaataataagattattacggggcaataataagattatttatttggataaacctacaaaaactttcaaaattataaatattttcacttttcactaattattgacagggttctaaaaatcggcctaggcggccgcctaggcgctgggcgtcGAGTCACCGTTCCGATTATAGGCTAGGCGATGGCTGTAGGCGTTTGGCTCCttggcggccgcctaggcggagTTTAGGTGGTCTAGGCGGAGCTGCTGGGCGCTGGAATAAtactagaattttttttcaattcctCAAGTTGCAGGTGATGGCGGCGGCGAGAGAGGTGAGGGTTTTGAAGCAGAGGGCGTCGCGGTAAAGGCGGAGGTGGAGTTGAAGTGAGAGAGAGTCCAGGTCGGGTTCGGAGGTTTAAGAGATGGATTCGGGTTGGGACTTGAGAGAGGAAGGGGACGGAGGTGGGGAAGAGGAGGAGGGTTGGGACTTgagagaggagggaggaaaGTGAAGGTCAGGGAAA encodes the following:
- the LOC133729569 gene encoding uncharacterized protein LOC133729569 codes for the protein MADPLVARCLYSGKGYMIPLNQCMSYSELYEDIFRKFQFLPSDIIELQYAVPGCEVCFLRNDRDFQMLFCSARIHRLECVDISVLKIGGGCRRSCSVDSGSEVIDEDDYLGDAFRTEVHKTYLSDEWSSYIHHVGDKFHGAAELREKLRKYAIAVGFEFVFLRNDLDRIHAVCANVGTEGCDWHLRAFSSSANGCLYITELNNIHTCKGVVRTQKHKLLGSKVVKTCIAADVSYNLSLKPREIMSKFKSTYGFDISYKVALKAKHRAKEAIYGSDADTFSKLSWYKEAVLQSNPGSSFVLEVEPSSNRFQRLFVAYGGCVEGFQFYLPVLYVDGTFGKSIYKGQILSATGRNGNQGFYPLAICFCDSETDANWTFFFKHLKSLLQPQGRVITFISDRGVGLLSAFDKVFAGNPHLFCYKHLVANLAGKYRGKGTSKLIEDVKQKFFKVAYSSTEKEYRFNLRLLRAVGGADIIDPFLAELPVENWCRAFYTSCRYGVMANGIAESFNSWIAIERLMPVYCMLDQTRIKQMEMAGKRMEEAERWTTELTPKMEERLKVQMEKSRCFSVHYSSPGVYEVRSDFSYVVNISDHSWSCVKWQINCFPCPHSLAALQAASENVYDYIDKYFHVDMFKKSCSFPIRPITNVDKRPPGRPRVKRFKSVGEVN